CCTACTTTATCTCGATCAACCGCAACAAAAAAAGTCTTACCTTAAACTTAAAACACCCCCAGAGCATAGAGATTTTCAAGAGCCTGGTGAAGACGGCGGATGTAGTTTTGGAAAATTTTCGCCCGGGAACGATGGAAGAGATGGGCCTTGGCTACGAAGCCTTACAGAGAATCAATCCGCGGCTGGTTTATTGTGATATGACCGGGTATGGAACTGAAGGCCCGTACCGGGACAAGCCGGGTGTGGATGTCATTGTTTCGGCTATTGGCGGCCTGATGTCCATTACAGGGCAGAAGGATGGAGAGCCGGTAAAAGTGGGGGTTCCCCTGACCGATGTCCTCACAGGGCTTTATGCTTTTGGAGCTATTGCTTCCGCCCTTTTGTTGCGGGAGCAGACCGGAAGAGGGCAGCGGATTTCGATCAACCTGCTGGCCATGCAACTGGCCACTTTGATCAACATCGGGTCCAATTATCTGCTGGGCGGGATCATTCCCCGGCGCTGGGGCAGCGCCCATCCCAACATCGTTCCCTACGAGGCTCACCGGGCCAAGGATGACTACCTGATCTTCGGGGTCATCAATGAGCGGATGTGGAAATCTTTTTGCCATCTTTTGGGAACGGA
This Deltaproteobacteria bacterium DNA region includes the following protein-coding sequences:
- a CDS encoding CoA transferase; the protein is MDSAGNKIPTGPPPLKGIRVIDLTRIIAGPYCAMILGDLGAEIIKVEQPKIGDESRAWGPPWVKEVSAYFISINRNKKSLTLNLKHPQSIEIFKSLVKTADVVLENFRPGTMEEMGLGYEALQRINPRLVYCDMTGYGTEGPYRDKPGVDVIVSAIGGLMSITGQKDGEPVKVGVPLTDVLTGLYAFGAIASALLLREQTGRGQRISINLLAMQLATLINIGSNYLLGGIIPRRWGSAHPNIVPYEAHRAKDDYLIFGVINERMWKSFCHLLGTDELIDDPRFVDNSKRIENRQALNEIIDRKIAEKTVDEWIPLFDQAGIPCGPINTFDRVFSDPQVLHLGLVKEVEHPHYGKVKVVGPPATFSESAIGIQSPPPLLGEHNQEILTRLLGYSEEQVIALKEQGVI